From a region of the Impatiens glandulifera chromosome 4, dImpGla2.1, whole genome shotgun sequence genome:
- the LOC124936422 gene encoding AT-hook motif nuclear-localized protein 7-like gives MEATEGNNNSGFTVRGDEAPDSYRLAPRSEKHDQSRGSNMAAPALIYTPVSLGTDVLMKKKKKRGRPRKYDQDGTRIAISPMPISAAVPLGGGGDYSSSASAWKQDRPVVDPFKKKKAKLDFGFGNIGGDGQGMPYSFSANFTPHVLTVNTGEDVSMRIISFSQQSSRAICILAANGAVSNVTLRQHNSSGGTMTYEGMFEILSLTGSFMATDDGVTKSRSGGMSICLAGPDGRVFGGGLAGLLVAAVPVQVVIGSFLSGNNQVEEKEKKQKSEFTINYSTSVQTNHNASSGNGTEGSFSIPRPNQTPHSSYHGTDVINPTPLNSRPISNSTAPNIISFGREESENCKISC, from the exons ATGGAGGCAACAGAAGGAAACAACAATTCTGGGTTCACTGTGAGAGGAGATGAAGCTCCAGACAGCTACAGGTTGGCTCCGAGGAGTGAGAAACATGATCAATCGAGAGGATCAAATATGGCGGCGCCGGCATTGATTTATACGCCGGTAAGCTTGGGTACGGACGtgctgatgaagaagaaaaagaagagggGGAGACCGAGAAAATACGATCAAGACGGGACAAGAATTGCGATTTCCCCGATGCCCATTTCAGCTGCAGTTCCTCTTGGTGGTGGAGGGGACTATTCTTCTTCTGCTTCTGCTTGGAAACAGGATCGTCCAGTTGTAGACCcattcaagaagaagaaggcgaaATTGGATTTTGGGTTTGGTAACATAG GTGGTGATGGCCAGGGCATGCCTTATTCATTTAGTGCCAATTTTACACCCCATGTTCTCACTGTTAATACTGGCGAG GATGTATCAATGAGAATCATCTCATTTTCTCAACAAAGCTCCAGGGCTATTTGCATTCTTGCAGCAAATGGTGCAGTCTCGAACGTCACTCTACGACAACATAATTCTTCTGGTGGTACTATGACATATGAG GGTATGTTTGAGATACTTTCTTTAACCGGGTCCTTTATGGCTACTGATGATGGAGTGACAAAGAGCAGATCAGGAGGAATGAGCATTTGTTTGGCTGGTCCAGATGGACGTGTTTTTGGAGGTGGACTTGCTGGCCTTTTAGTGGCTGCAGTTCCTGTCCAG GTTGTGATTGGGAGCTTTTTATCGGGCAACAACCAGGTTgaggagaaagagaagaagCAGAAATCTGAATTCACAATAAACTATTCAACCTCTGTCCAGACTAATCATAACGCCTCATCAGGAAATGGAACAGAAGGATCTTTCAGCATTCCTAGGCCGAACCAAACTCCTCACTCGTCCTACCATGGAACTGACGTAATTAATCCAACCCCTTTGAACAGCAGGCCAATTTCTAATTCAACAGCtccaaacattatttcatttggCAGAGAAGAATCTGAGAATTGCAAGATCTCTTGCTGA